One region of Natronolimnobius baerhuensis genomic DNA includes:
- a CDS encoding DUF5807 family protein — translation MTDQRAEFCAGERPDDVALFLADSYVSDDRLERFGEHVDGGTLIVVDGERGRGAFQAATGTGAMEFAKSAMDLEGLIDADLTDGTCPEAADSDADDHDPQYIFAFAEEQNEDVGGLYAEGDVIHAYAQCTCGTAYSDRWNPASGDDLEGDE, via the coding sequence ATGACTGACCAGCGCGCGGAGTTCTGTGCGGGCGAGCGACCCGACGACGTCGCGCTCTTTCTCGCCGACTCGTACGTCTCCGACGACCGCCTCGAACGCTTTGGCGAGCACGTCGACGGTGGCACACTGATCGTCGTCGACGGCGAGCGCGGCCGCGGCGCGTTTCAGGCCGCGACCGGCACCGGCGCGATGGAGTTTGCGAAATCCGCGATGGATCTCGAGGGACTCATCGACGCCGATCTGACCGATGGGACCTGCCCGGAGGCCGCAGACAGCGACGCGGATGACCACGACCCGCAGTACATCTTCGCCTTCGCGGAGGAACAGAACGAGGACGTCGGCGGCCTCTACGCCGAGGGCGACGTCATCCACGCCTACGCCCAATGTACCTGCGGGACGGCGTACTCGGATCGCTGGAATCCGGCATCCGGCGATGATCTCGAGGGCGACGAATAA
- a CDS encoding methyl-accepting chemotaxis protein, with protein MSGTDRNPSHQDADYGAAVANLAVDRNTVERASDLAGVRPADEQRLESLATAVETVREDAPEAYADALRAQPAIAETLERTGTTDQALAGDCRAYLDALERGEIDSGAVESRLQAQESAVPALFEAGPDAYVGSFGVLYEHLLEAIAADVIAEHDATTETDSSGAGSRLKRLTDGGVAASSSDGTAIETAVEDVAGRTLSTLRATLVDQQVGLQAYDEAREEQLEAYEAELAEKEATIEEYESQLEEYEETIESYEADLEEREDVRADITDARGNIQRTLESISESTDRVNSGAQTVDSISSEQSESMSEVAREVSGLSATVEEIASNAEEVSATSEQAEEIAGTTTATAEEAIDKMEGVQEAAGEVTDDVEELREGVQRIDEIVEVINNIADQTNLLALNASIEAATAGEAGDGFAVVADEVKSLAEESQEEAANIERMVDRIQDDTEETVDSLEAANEEIDDGVDLVEETVNNLGRIEESIGEASTGIQEVAVATDDQAASTEEVASMTDTAMERSQQIADEADTIVQTTDQLSSLLEDADDELDRLEQVESTSN; from the coding sequence ATGTCCGGAACCGACAGGAACCCGTCTCACCAGGATGCTGATTACGGTGCTGCCGTCGCGAACCTCGCCGTCGACCGCAATACCGTCGAGCGCGCGAGTGACCTTGCCGGCGTGCGCCCTGCCGACGAGCAGCGACTCGAGTCGCTCGCAACCGCCGTCGAAACCGTTCGCGAGGACGCCCCCGAAGCGTATGCGGACGCCCTTCGCGCACAGCCAGCCATCGCTGAGACACTCGAGCGAACCGGGACGACCGACCAGGCCCTTGCGGGAGACTGCCGTGCGTATCTCGACGCCCTCGAGCGTGGCGAGATCGATTCCGGTGCCGTCGAATCACGACTGCAGGCCCAGGAGAGCGCTGTACCGGCGCTGTTCGAGGCTGGCCCGGACGCCTACGTTGGCTCGTTCGGCGTCCTCTACGAACACCTTCTCGAGGCAATCGCCGCGGACGTAATTGCAGAACACGACGCAACAACCGAGACTGACAGCTCCGGAGCCGGCTCGAGACTCAAGCGCCTGACCGACGGCGGTGTCGCGGCGTCCTCGAGCGACGGGACTGCCATCGAAACGGCAGTCGAAGACGTCGCTGGTCGAACGCTTTCGACACTGCGGGCGACGCTGGTCGACCAGCAGGTCGGCCTCCAGGCCTACGACGAGGCCCGCGAGGAGCAACTCGAGGCCTACGAAGCCGAACTCGCCGAGAAGGAAGCGACTATCGAGGAGTACGAATCCCAACTCGAAGAGTACGAAGAGACAATCGAGAGCTACGAGGCCGACCTCGAGGAACGGGAAGACGTTCGGGCGGACATCACGGACGCTCGCGGGAACATCCAGCGGACTCTCGAGTCGATCAGTGAGTCGACTGACCGCGTCAATTCTGGCGCGCAGACGGTCGATTCGATCTCGAGCGAGCAGTCGGAGTCGATGAGCGAAGTCGCACGCGAAGTGTCGGGACTGTCGGCGACGGTCGAGGAGATTGCCTCGAACGCAGAAGAGGTCAGCGCGACAAGTGAGCAGGCCGAAGAGATTGCTGGGACGACGACCGCGACCGCCGAGGAGGCAATCGACAAGATGGAGGGCGTCCAGGAGGCCGCCGGCGAAGTGACCGACGATGTCGAGGAACTCCGCGAAGGCGTCCAGCGGATCGACGAGATCGTCGAAGTCATCAACAACATCGCGGACCAGACGAATCTACTGGCGCTCAACGCATCGATTGAGGCTGCAACGGCCGGCGAGGCGGGTGACGGCTTCGCTGTCGTCGCAGACGAGGTCAAGAGCCTCGCCGAGGAGTCCCAGGAGGAAGCCGCGAACATCGAGCGGATGGTTGATCGCATTCAGGACGACACCGAAGAGACCGTCGACAGCCTCGAGGCGGCAAACGAGGAGATCGATGACGGTGTCGACCTGGTCGAGGAGACAGTCAACAATCTCGGCCGGATCGAAGAGTCGATTGGCGAGGCCAGTACGGGTATTCAGGAAGTGGCCGTCGCGACGGACGATCAGGCCGCAAGCACGGAGGAAGTCGCCAGCATGACTGACACGGCGATGGAACGGTCACAGCAAATCGCTGATGAAGCCGATACCATTGTCCAGACGACCGACCAACTGAGTAGCCTCCTCGAAGACGCTGACGACGAACTCGACCGCCTCGAGCAGGTTGAATCAACGTCAAACTGA
- a CDS encoding chemotaxis protein CheW gives MATSTHASNPEQAEGAEHPQSAHVLEFTLGENRYCVDIGYVAEIVNTDQLTAVPNTADHVEGVMDLRGETTKIVNLRTIFGESDDDAELGSRIIVFKRKRGSNERIGWLADEVYQVQEVRTDAVDTSVDGEGIAGVIRREDEFVFWIDPTSVRV, from the coding sequence ATGGCAACATCAACACACGCAAGCAACCCGGAGCAGGCTGAGGGAGCCGAACACCCACAGAGTGCACACGTCCTCGAGTTTACGCTAGGCGAGAACCGCTACTGCGTCGACATCGGCTACGTCGCGGAGATCGTCAACACGGACCAGTTGACGGCAGTGCCAAATACGGCAGATCACGTCGAAGGCGTCATGGATCTGCGCGGCGAGACGACGAAGATCGTCAACTTGCGAACGATTTTCGGCGAGAGCGACGACGACGCCGAACTCGGTAGTCGCATCATCGTCTTCAAGCGAAAACGCGGCTCGAACGAGCGAATCGGCTGGCTGGCCGACGAAGTGTATCAGGTACAGGAAGTCAGAACGGACGCCGTCGATACGTCGGTCGATGGGGAGGGAATCGCCGGCGTCATCCGCCGCGAAGACGAGTTCGTCTTCTGGATCGATCCGACAAGCGTTCGCGTTTAG